A region from the Chitinophaga sp. Cy-1792 genome encodes:
- a CDS encoding TonB-dependent receptor: MKSLICTIFLALGLLTSTNIIAQSTLADLNGQIKAKDGTLIPGASVTVRNESTGFTNRTQSNTKGFYTFKQLPLGGPYTITVSAIGFGSQKKKDYTLNQGDVLQVSFDLEPSVSNLEAVTITSTSNKKAIVNAGAATTITPTDMNRLPVNGRNFANLAALSPLTGNGNSISGQLGSGTNYTIDGMTAKNPTSAGPTTSRSGAPYSISIEAVREFKVVTNQYDVTLGRSGGGTVSAVTKSGTNTVSGSVFGFGRANWLSSPYDIRGNKRNNDYSTYQFGGSIGGPIIKDKLHYFFAWDHQTDNRSLVIADVQSPSDQLVYNITRSVLDTFVDIARTKYGVSQHPQYGSFGKTRKSDAGFLRLDWQLNDKNLLTIRDNYTNDINKLGLIDNNAIDLYESTGNDFNKDNSLLLTLRSTISSKLTNELKAQHLYTWQASRQNDELPGALPRAIVEKVTSVLSNGTTKSTTIQIGGHRFGQEGFTNNVFQLTDNLYYNTEKVNYTFGVDMMYTHAKSLYGSEVNGRYVYRGMDAFKNNTPYAFYREVPLVADPSVISTIFNGGIYGQLQTSLGKGLNLTAGLRFDMATYPKAPFNQALHDALGLNTSNGIKSFVTQPRIQLTWDVNEKHTDYLKFGAGVFSSDINNYMLINNLTFDGRHFGTVNLNSSSVNIPSPDFSAFRKDLSTVPTFAANQLPLINYTGPDAKIPIVYKANINYTRYITSRLRMGLSAYLTYGRNNYFYIDKNMVEKPFFTMPAEANRGVYIPLEKMNTSGGSGNYLDGRISNAFGRVLELTSKGKNNTYTFVYDVNYRYYKDGNITASYTWNDSKDNSSYNGNVANSATLGLPVADDPRDLSKMTYSDLQFRHKVVLYGTSPTVAGFVFSVRFSGIGGTRYSLLSGVNSNQDFVSGTNDLAYVFNPNDPNTAAAVKTGLLNLLNSGAGRSFKKYIEKSEGKIAERNGGVNGFYGTLDLRLQKSFKVSRTSGFEFSVDVFNFANMLNKKWGASHNFGNTSLYSASAFSKDTREYTYDINTSGIANPGGDPYQVQLGVRYFF; encoded by the coding sequence ATGAAAAGCCTGATTTGTACTATTTTCCTCGCGTTAGGTTTGCTAACGTCAACCAACATCATCGCACAATCCACGCTTGCTGACCTCAACGGTCAGATCAAAGCAAAGGACGGTACATTGATCCCCGGCGCCTCTGTTACTGTAAGAAACGAATCAACAGGTTTCACCAACAGAACGCAGTCCAACACCAAAGGTTTCTATACCTTTAAACAACTACCACTTGGTGGACCTTACACCATTACTGTATCAGCCATTGGGTTTGGTTCTCAGAAAAAAAAGGACTATACCCTCAACCAGGGGGATGTCCTGCAGGTAAGCTTCGACCTGGAGCCATCCGTTTCCAACCTGGAAGCGGTAACGATTACTTCTACCTCTAACAAGAAAGCGATCGTAAATGCCGGCGCAGCTACCACCATCACGCCAACCGACATGAACAGACTTCCTGTCAACGGCAGAAACTTCGCTAACCTGGCAGCCTTATCCCCACTCACCGGCAACGGTAACAGTATCAGTGGTCAGCTGGGATCAGGGACTAATTATACCATTGATGGTATGACTGCAAAGAACCCTACCTCTGCCGGTCCTACCACCTCCAGAAGTGGCGCCCCTTATTCTATCTCCATTGAAGCGGTTCGTGAATTTAAAGTGGTCACCAACCAGTACGATGTTACATTGGGCAGATCAGGTGGCGGTACCGTAAGCGCTGTTACCAAATCCGGTACCAACACGGTTTCCGGCTCAGTATTCGGCTTCGGCCGCGCCAACTGGTTATCCAGCCCCTATGATATCCGTGGCAACAAAAGAAACAACGACTACTCTACCTATCAGTTCGGTGGCTCTATCGGCGGCCCTATTATCAAAGATAAATTACACTACTTCTTTGCATGGGACCACCAGACAGATAACCGCTCCCTGGTAATCGCTGACGTACAATCTCCATCTGACCAACTGGTATATAATATCACCAGAAGCGTATTGGATACTTTTGTAGATATCGCCAGAACAAAATATGGTGTATCACAACATCCGCAATATGGTTCCTTCGGAAAAACACGTAAGTCCGACGCAGGCTTCCTTCGCTTAGACTGGCAGCTGAACGATAAAAATCTCCTGACCATCAGGGATAACTACACCAACGACATCAACAAACTGGGCCTGATAGACAACAATGCCATCGACCTGTATGAGTCTACCGGCAACGATTTCAACAAGGATAACAGTCTGTTGCTGACACTCCGCTCTACCATCAGTTCAAAGCTGACCAACGAATTAAAGGCACAGCACCTCTACACCTGGCAGGCAAGCCGTCAGAACGATGAGTTACCTGGCGCATTACCCAGAGCAATCGTTGAAAAAGTAACTTCTGTATTATCTAACGGTACCACCAAATCTACCACCATACAGATTGGTGGTCACCGCTTCGGACAGGAAGGCTTTACCAACAATGTATTCCAGCTGACAGACAACCTGTATTACAATACTGAAAAAGTTAACTATACCTTCGGTGTGGACATGATGTACACCCATGCCAAATCACTGTATGGCAGTGAGGTCAACGGCCGCTATGTATACAGGGGCATGGATGCCTTCAAAAACAATACACCGTATGCTTTCTACCGCGAAGTACCTTTGGTGGCTGACCCAAGTGTGATCTCCACTATCTTCAATGGCGGTATTTACGGGCAGTTGCAGACCAGTCTGGGTAAAGGCCTGAACCTTACTGCCGGCTTGCGTTTTGATATGGCTACCTACCCTAAGGCGCCATTCAATCAGGCCTTACACGATGCACTTGGCCTGAACACCAGCAACGGCATCAAATCCTTTGTAACACAGCCAAGGATTCAGCTGACATGGGACGTCAACGAGAAACATACAGACTATCTCAAATTTGGTGCAGGGGTATTCAGCTCTGATATCAATAACTACATGCTGATCAACAACCTGACCTTTGACGGCAGACATTTCGGAACGGTTAACCTGAACTCCAGTTCAGTAAATATCCCTTCTCCCGATTTCTCTGCTTTCAGAAAAGATCTTTCTACCGTACCTACTTTCGCCGCCAACCAGCTGCCACTCATCAACTATACCGGCCCTGATGCCAAAATACCGATCGTTTACAAAGCGAATATCAATTATACCAGGTATATTACCAGCCGACTGAGAATGGGCCTTTCTGCCTACCTCACCTACGGCCGCAACAACTACTTCTACATAGATAAAAATATGGTGGAAAAACCATTCTTTACTATGCCTGCAGAGGCTAACAGAGGTGTATATATTCCTTTGGAAAAGATGAATACCAGCGGTGGTAGTGGTAACTACCTCGATGGCAGGATCAGCAACGCTTTCGGAAGAGTACTGGAACTGACCAGCAAAGGAAAAAACAATACCTATACTTTTGTGTATGATGTCAACTATCGCTATTACAAAGATGGTAACATCACCGCCAGCTATACCTGGAACGATTCCAAAGACAACTCCTCCTACAATGGTAACGTTGCCAACAGTGCTACTTTAGGTTTGCCGGTGGCAGATGATCCACGAGACCTGAGTAAAATGACCTACTCCGATTTACAGTTCCGTCATAAGGTAGTATTGTACGGCACCTCTCCTACTGTGGCAGGATTTGTATTCAGCGTACGTTTCTCCGGTATCGGCGGTACCCGTTACAGCCTGTTGTCTGGTGTAAACAGCAACCAGGATTTCGTAAGCGGCACCAACGACCTGGCCTATGTATTTAATCCGAATGATCCGAATACAGCTGCTGCTGTTAAAACAGGACTGCTCAACCTGCTGAACTCCGGCGCCGGCCGCAGCTTCAAAAAATATATTGAAAAATCCGAAGGCAAGATCGCTGAAAGAAACGGTGGTGTTAATGGTTTCTATGGCACGCTGGATTTAAGACTGCAAAAATCTTTCAAGGTTTCCAGGACCAGCGGTTTTGAGTTTTCTGTTGATGTATTCAACTTCGCCAATATGCTGAATAAGAAATGGGGCGCCAGCCACAACTTCGGTAACACATCCTTGTACAGCGCTTCCGCTTTCAGCAAAGATACCCGCGAATACACCTACGACATCAACACCAGCGGCATTGCCAATCCTGGTGGAGACCCTTACCAGGTGCAGTTAGGCGTGAGATATTTCTTCTGA
- a CDS encoding SUKH-3 domain-containing protein — protein sequence MLLPNTPENLEMVLKAAGWYEGRNIRSTLANTLAFHMYPENVQAFLSEFGELHIKSAGIVYGDYQIPGIKQLNDVSFVNNVKRDIYLTGNEWDKNNQSDVYYYSLILGVQLHDVGHIKTCGPIYLDDKGNFYLHDFLNNLYWVADAAPVAFAKLFFGSIDMAIFHEGKWRISPETNLDISHLPVSPDYDKIDW from the coding sequence ATGCTACTACCTAATACACCTGAAAACCTGGAAATGGTTCTAAAAGCAGCCGGATGGTATGAAGGCCGGAATATACGGTCAACATTGGCTAATACACTGGCATTTCATATGTACCCTGAGAACGTACAGGCATTTCTTTCTGAATTCGGAGAACTCCATATCAAAAGTGCAGGGATAGTCTATGGCGATTATCAGATACCTGGAATTAAGCAACTTAACGATGTAAGTTTTGTGAATAATGTAAAAAGAGATATCTATCTCACAGGTAACGAATGGGACAAAAACAATCAGTCGGACGTTTACTATTACTCCCTGATTCTTGGCGTACAACTGCATGATGTTGGGCACATTAAAACCTGTGGACCAATATACCTTGATGACAAAGGCAATTTCTACCTCCATGACTTTCTTAATAACCTATATTGGGTTGCCGATGCTGCCCCGGTTGCCTTTGCCAAACTTTTCTTTGGATCAATTGATATGGCTATATTTCATGAAGGTAAATGGAGAATATCTCCTGAAACTAATTTGGATATCTCACACTTACCGGTAAGTCCGGATTATGATAAAATTGACTGGTAA
- a CDS encoding sensor histidine kinase, whose protein sequence is MRKQGLSTYWKCQLFGWGAASLYWAFKGLTGEGFMLSLAVCFFITDMLCYIGITHIYRAIARHAGWNQLGAQQLLWRLIPAVIIMGVVFMVVTIAKLYLLKYWLVPSFHPPFREYAAMAAEPTFIAGVRLMAIWLLAYHLYHYSQREIRIATEKAKLELITSEMQLQQLTGQLQPHFLFNSLNLVKSMVRNEPEQARRAIDLLASLLRSSLYEKDMALIPFSEEMEIVGDYLELQQLRWGEILRITHHLAADTEEIKIPRWSIQTLVENAVKHGIMQQQDGGVIRIHAARQEPFLMVTVTNTGAWKPATGTGIGLQNLRDRLALHYHGDAALEIHTDELNVSATIKIPLHAKI, encoded by the coding sequence ATGAGAAAACAGGGCTTGTCGACATATTGGAAGTGCCAGCTTTTCGGCTGGGGTGCGGCTTCGTTGTACTGGGCCTTTAAAGGCCTTACCGGCGAAGGTTTTATGTTGTCGCTGGCGGTCTGCTTTTTCATCACCGACATGTTATGTTACATAGGTATTACCCATATTTACCGTGCTATTGCGCGACATGCCGGATGGAACCAGCTGGGGGCGCAACAATTGCTTTGGCGGCTGATCCCTGCTGTCATTATCATGGGGGTGGTGTTCATGGTGGTTACCATTGCGAAGCTCTATCTCCTGAAATACTGGCTGGTACCGTCTTTCCACCCGCCATTCCGGGAGTATGCTGCCATGGCAGCAGAACCTACCTTTATTGCCGGCGTAAGGCTGATGGCTATCTGGCTGCTGGCATACCATCTGTACCATTACTCGCAGCGCGAGATCAGGATAGCTACAGAAAAAGCAAAACTGGAGCTGATTACCAGCGAAATGCAGTTACAGCAGCTGACAGGGCAGCTACAGCCACATTTCCTGTTTAATTCCCTGAACCTTGTTAAATCCATGGTCAGGAATGAACCTGAACAGGCACGCCGTGCGATTGACCTGCTGGCATCGCTGTTACGGTCATCCCTATACGAAAAAGATATGGCCCTGATTCCTTTTAGTGAAGAGATGGAGATTGTCGGGGATTATCTTGAATTACAACAATTGAGATGGGGAGAAATATTACGTATAACGCACCATTTGGCGGCTGATACAGAAGAGATAAAAATTCCCCGCTGGAGCATTCAGACGCTCGTGGAGAATGCTGTCAAACATGGTATCATGCAGCAACAGGATGGGGGCGTGATCCGCATCCATGCGGCCCGCCAGGAACCGTTCCTGATGGTCACCGTCACCAATACCGGCGCCTGGAAACCTGCAACAGGTACAGGGATCGGACTCCAAAACCTGCGTGACCGGCTGGCATTGCATTATCACGGTGATGCTGCGCTGGAAATACATACGGATGAATTAAATGTCAGTGCTACTATTAAAATACCCTTGCATGCGAAAATATAA
- a CDS encoding LytTR family DNA-binding domain-containing protein, whose product MRKYKVLIVDDEKAAREELREQLEPYFMLEIAGMAQHVQQAREIVETLQPDIIFLDIEMPGLSGFDLLQQLPELPAIIFVTAFDQYAAKAFDVNAVDYLLKPIRMERFALAMERVLERLLARHHDLQYTRPVFIKNGNRGTLIQPADIHYITATDNYITIVTDTQKSVIKSSLQQFEQRLDPALFCRINRNQVVNTRQIDSTKTLPNGSMRLTMKNGTLLETSVRQASRLKQIARLP is encoded by the coding sequence ATGCGAAAATATAAAGTACTGATCGTAGATGATGAAAAGGCCGCGAGGGAAGAGCTTCGGGAACAGCTGGAACCTTACTTCATGCTGGAGATCGCCGGCATGGCGCAGCATGTACAACAGGCAAGGGAAATTGTGGAGACGCTTCAGCCGGATATTATTTTTCTGGATATAGAGATGCCGGGGCTGTCAGGTTTCGACCTGTTGCAACAGCTGCCAGAGCTGCCCGCCATCATATTTGTCACCGCCTTTGATCAATATGCCGCTAAGGCCTTTGATGTAAATGCGGTAGATTACCTCCTGAAGCCAATTCGTATGGAACGCTTTGCCTTGGCCATGGAACGGGTACTGGAGCGTTTGTTGGCCCGCCATCATGACCTGCAATACACACGGCCTGTATTTATTAAAAACGGAAACAGGGGAACGCTTATCCAGCCGGCAGACATACACTACATCACTGCAACAGACAACTACATCACCATCGTTACCGACACGCAGAAAAGCGTTATCAAAAGTTCATTGCAACAGTTTGAGCAACGCCTGGACCCAGCCCTGTTTTGCAGGATCAACAGAAACCAGGTAGTAAATACCAGGCAGATCGACTCAACGAAAACTTTGCCGAATGGAAGTATGCGCCTTACCATGAAAAATGGTACGCTCCTGGAAACCTCTGTCAGACAGGCTTCCAGGTTAAAGCAAATCGCACGTTTACCTTAA
- a CDS encoding CocE/NonD family hydrolase: MKYLLLLLLLSGASHCYAQYPGPVYDSLRTSMGNHYHIEDSIRITSPQGITLTATLVRRTGLTEKVPGILFYTIYTSPERSLREAKSMADHGYVGIVANARGKYLGRDSIRLYETECEDANTVIDWISRQPWCNGAVAMYGGSYSGFAQWAATKKLHPSLKTIVPYVAAIPGQGLPMENNVFLTANYQWAFYVTNNRFTDNIVNNDNDRWQRMRGRWYNSGAAFNRIDSIDGTPSPWLQQWLLHPGYDAYWQAMVPWQQDFAHINIPVLTFEGYYDDGQVSGLEYLYSHYRYNPSAEHYLIIGPYDHFGTQTGGTALLRGYKVDSAALINTREITFQWLDYILKGAPKPAILKDKINFEVMGANSWRHVPAIAKMHDSIWTFHLDPHREKKFHRLTAGKTMKGSIKQIINLADKTQSSSYYPFPLEQTSFPGNGGLAFVSKPLQRNMIISGAFAGNLYVKCNKKDFDFHVALYEVKADGSYFQLSYFLARASYITDRTTRKLLTPGGIAHLPFDRSRMISKLLPAGSSIMIVVDADRNPFAQVNYGTGKDVSTETVADAGVPLVLEWLSESTIAIPVLMP; this comes from the coding sequence ATGAAATATTTATTGCTGCTGCTCCTGCTGAGTGGCGCCAGCCACTGCTATGCCCAGTACCCGGGCCCCGTTTACGATAGTCTGCGTACATCCATGGGAAATCACTATCATATAGAAGACAGTATACGCATCACTTCCCCGCAGGGAATAACCCTAACGGCTACACTGGTAAGGCGCACAGGACTTACTGAAAAAGTCCCAGGCATTCTCTTCTATACCATCTACACCAGCCCGGAGCGTTCGTTGCGGGAGGCGAAGTCCATGGCTGATCATGGGTATGTAGGTATTGTTGCCAATGCCCGGGGGAAGTACCTTGGCAGGGATAGTATCCGGCTTTATGAAACGGAGTGTGAAGACGCGAATACAGTCATAGACTGGATTAGCCGGCAGCCGTGGTGCAATGGCGCTGTAGCGATGTATGGCGGCAGCTATTCCGGATTTGCCCAATGGGCCGCCACCAAAAAGCTACACCCTTCGCTGAAAACGATTGTGCCTTATGTGGCGGCCATTCCCGGACAAGGCCTGCCGATGGAAAACAACGTATTTCTTACAGCCAATTATCAGTGGGCCTTTTATGTTACCAATAACCGTTTCACCGATAATATCGTTAATAACGACAATGACCGGTGGCAACGTATGCGCGGCCGCTGGTACAATAGTGGCGCCGCCTTTAACCGGATAGACAGTATTGATGGTACGCCTTCTCCCTGGCTGCAGCAATGGCTCCTGCATCCCGGTTATGATGCCTACTGGCAGGCGATGGTGCCATGGCAGCAGGATTTCGCACATATCAATATTCCCGTACTGACCTTTGAAGGTTATTATGATGACGGACAGGTGTCGGGCCTGGAATACCTGTATAGCCATTACCGTTATAACCCATCTGCGGAGCATTACCTGATTATCGGCCCATACGATCATTTCGGAACTCAAACAGGTGGTACGGCATTGCTGAGAGGGTATAAGGTAGATAGCGCCGCACTGATCAATACCCGCGAAATTACCTTTCAATGGCTCGACTATATTCTCAAAGGAGCCCCAAAACCTGCCATACTAAAAGATAAAATTAATTTTGAAGTAATGGGTGCCAATAGCTGGCGCCATGTTCCGGCCATCGCAAAGATGCACGACTCCATCTGGACTTTCCACCTGGATCCGCATCGTGAAAAAAAGTTTCACCGCCTGACTGCCGGAAAAACCATGAAAGGTAGTATTAAACAAATCATAAATCTGGCAGACAAAACACAATCATCTTCCTACTACCCATTCCCGCTGGAACAGACATCCTTTCCGGGAAACGGGGGATTGGCTTTTGTCAGCAAGCCATTGCAGCGGAATATGATTATCAGTGGCGCTTTTGCAGGCAACCTGTACGTTAAATGCAATAAAAAGGATTTCGATTTTCATGTGGCCTTATATGAAGTGAAAGCGGATGGTAGTTATTTTCAGTTGTCCTACTTCCTCGCAAGGGCCAGTTATATAACGGACAGGACTACACGGAAGCTGCTGACACCAGGAGGTATCGCACACCTGCCTTTTGACCGGTCACGGATGATCAGCAAATTACTTCCCGCCGGCAGCAGTATCATGATAGTAGTAGATGCAGACAGAAATCCTTTTGCACAGGTGAATTATGGAACAGGGAAGGATGTCAGCACAGAAACCGTTGCCGATGCCGGTGTGCCGCTGGTGCTGGAATGGCTTTCGGAGAGTACGATAGCTATTCCGGTACTCATGCCATAG
- a CDS encoding nuclear transport factor 2 family protein, whose product MLKKTMETPATQMDAAEKQLILLTLNDYLEGRPVLDLERLRRAFHPNAYIRTTIEGKLVQWALPQYLDLVGKATVQECQPELISYTWDGDTASAQVQLTFATFRFIDRFNLMKLGGRWQIVDKVSYRQEL is encoded by the coding sequence TTGCTGAAAAAAACTATGGAAACTCCGGCTACTCAAATGGATGCAGCAGAAAAACAGTTGATTCTTCTTACACTGAATGATTACCTCGAAGGCCGTCCGGTATTAGATTTGGAAAGACTCCGGCGGGCATTTCACCCAAATGCCTATATCAGGACCACCATTGAGGGGAAATTGGTACAGTGGGCATTACCACAATACCTGGACCTGGTTGGCAAAGCAACTGTACAGGAATGTCAGCCTGAACTTATTTCGTATACCTGGGATGGTGATACTGCCTCGGCGCAGGTACAGCTGACATTTGCGACCTTCCGGTTTATCGATCGGTTTAACCTGATGAAGTTAGGCGGCAGATGGCAGATTGTCGATAAGGTATCTTACCGGCAGGAATTATAA
- a CDS encoding PKD domain-containing protein, translated as MKILALLANILLVCYAFPVQSQSPYILNGSATQTSCNCYVLTQDVTFTSGTAWNKNKINLNQSFNYVFDVFLGCNTDGADGIGFILQTKGTNLGANGQGIGFKGISPSLGVIIDTYQNYDENDPPYDHVAIQMNGVSDHNSPNNLAGPVTVLPNVNNIKDCKWHLFRINWDATTKHLEISVDNQYRLSIDKDLVNDIFGGDPEVLWGFAGSTGGSHNLQQFCAALRPEFGFTSQQIYCEGTPVTFTDNSSSFGTITRWWWDFGDGTQSSVAQPAPHDYPAAGNYTVKLVIQDNSGCISDTLKSPFTLGSYPKVDFGPAPYCLGANQSMTDETQVTVGTPATWSWQWDDGTSSTGSSPAPPYTQPGPHAVALTVTTTQGCSSSATKTVLFSETPDITATGSNVCLGVATDFSSTNETPGIAISKYVWKFGDGQMGMGQSLQHQYADTGLYQATMYGLSSEGCASPVVPVPVKVNNVYAQAGKDTIIAVGQPLQLRAGWTQPGVTYHWQPATGLSDPYSDHPVAYLQSDQTYGLTLTSPEGCTATDFIHIKVYTGPEFYVPNAFTPNNDGRNDVFRAIAPGVQHLDFFCVWNRWGQLVFKSTDLPGGWDGTVRGQPAPADTYVWMVEGVDYLGRRFSRKGTVTLIR; from the coding sequence ATGAAAATTTTAGCGCTCCTGGCCAACATATTATTAGTTTGCTATGCATTTCCTGTTCAGAGTCAGTCTCCCTACATCCTCAATGGTTCCGCCACGCAAACCAGCTGCAATTGCTATGTACTTACCCAGGACGTCACCTTCACCAGCGGCACTGCCTGGAATAAGAATAAAATCAATCTGAATCAATCATTTAATTATGTTTTTGATGTATTTCTCGGCTGTAATACCGATGGCGCCGATGGGATAGGGTTTATTTTGCAGACAAAAGGTACCAATCTGGGGGCAAACGGGCAGGGGATTGGATTTAAAGGCATATCTCCTTCGCTGGGTGTAATCATTGATACCTACCAGAATTATGATGAAAATGACCCTCCGTATGACCACGTTGCCATTCAGATGAATGGTGTGTCGGATCATAATAGTCCTAATAACCTGGCGGGGCCGGTTACGGTACTGCCTAATGTAAATAATATTAAAGATTGTAAATGGCACCTGTTCCGGATTAACTGGGACGCCACTACGAAACACCTGGAAATAAGTGTAGATAATCAGTACCGTTTAAGTATAGACAAAGATTTGGTGAATGATATTTTCGGTGGAGATCCTGAAGTGCTATGGGGTTTTGCCGGCAGTACCGGCGGCTCGCATAACCTGCAGCAATTTTGTGCAGCCCTGCGGCCTGAATTCGGATTTACATCGCAGCAGATATACTGCGAGGGCACGCCGGTAACTTTTACCGACAACTCCAGTTCTTTTGGTACTATTACCCGCTGGTGGTGGGATTTTGGCGATGGTACGCAGTCTTCGGTAGCCCAGCCTGCGCCGCATGATTACCCCGCAGCCGGCAATTATACGGTGAAACTGGTTATCCAGGATAACAGCGGCTGTATTTCTGATACGTTGAAATCCCCTTTTACGCTGGGCTCTTACCCGAAGGTAGATTTTGGTCCCGCCCCATACTGTTTAGGTGCTAATCAATCGATGACCGATGAAACACAGGTGACAGTAGGTACGCCCGCGACCTGGAGCTGGCAATGGGACGATGGCACCAGTAGTACCGGTAGCAGTCCGGCGCCTCCATACACACAGCCAGGGCCACATGCGGTGGCGCTAACGGTGACGACTACACAGGGCTGTAGTAGCTCCGCCACCAAAACAGTACTTTTCAGTGAAACGCCTGATATTACCGCCACAGGAAGTAATGTTTGTCTGGGTGTTGCTACAGATTTCAGCAGCACCAATGAAACGCCGGGGATTGCCATTAGTAAGTATGTATGGAAATTTGGGGATGGGCAGATGGGGATGGGGCAGTCGTTGCAGCATCAGTATGCAGATACCGGTCTTTACCAGGCTACGATGTATGGTCTCAGTAGTGAAGGATGTGCTTCTCCGGTGGTACCGGTGCCGGTGAAAGTAAACAACGTATATGCGCAGGCGGGGAAAGATACCATTATCGCAGTAGGGCAGCCACTGCAACTGAGGGCCGGCTGGACGCAGCCAGGTGTCACTTACCACTGGCAGCCGGCAACAGGACTGAGTGATCCTTACAGCGACCATCCTGTGGCTTACCTGCAAAGCGATCAAACCTACGGGCTGACACTCACTTCTCCGGAAGGCTGTACTGCCACGGATTTTATCCATATTAAAGTTTATACCGGGCCGGAGTTTTATGTCCCCAATGCCTTTACGCCCAATAATGATGGCAGAAATGATGTATTCAGGGCGATAGCGCCTGGTGTGCAGCATCTCGACTTCTTCTGTGTCTGGAACCGCTGGGGACA